In Pseudoalteromonas piratica, the following proteins share a genomic window:
- the rmuC gene encoding DNA recombination protein RmuC — protein sequence MQALLNQPEIVITAFLCLFVVFLVTILVIAGRHKNKIALLEAQHLQEKSGLEEKVATLVETSDQNFTNWQQEQERANQLRIKYSALQTRLTEREHSYQQQLASLQDAKSELKKEFSLLANQIFEEKGQAFKSLNQESVSNLLKPMQEELRGFKQKVETIHTEELKQRSELKAELMHLQKLNQAITSQAEQLTTALQGQKKTQGNWGELMLENVLESAGLRVGDDYQREFHVKTLDGNYRPDVVVFLPQNRHLVIDAKTSLNAYTQYVNADNEFVAEQALKQHVSAVNARIEELASKGYDKLPGLNSPEVVILFMPIESAYVEALKYQPDLYQRAIEKNILVATPTTLLTSMNIVRQLWRFEEQSKHSAELAQRAERFYTKLNGFLTSMQGVGKTLDKAKEGYDRAFAQLYSGKGNLIKQAAEFKELGVAVQKELPKELIEKAELELNFEQDE from the coding sequence ATGCAAGCTTTGTTAAACCAACCTGAAATAGTGATTACGGCATTTTTATGTCTGTTCGTTGTGTTTTTAGTGACTATTTTGGTAATAGCTGGTCGTCATAAAAATAAAATAGCTTTGCTCGAAGCTCAGCATTTACAAGAAAAATCAGGGCTGGAAGAAAAAGTAGCAACGCTTGTAGAAACCTCAGATCAAAATTTTACTAACTGGCAGCAAGAGCAAGAACGCGCCAATCAATTGCGTATTAAGTACAGTGCGTTGCAAACGCGCCTTACTGAAAGGGAACACAGCTATCAACAGCAATTAGCCAGCCTACAGGATGCGAAGTCAGAACTTAAAAAAGAATTTTCGTTACTCGCCAACCAAATATTTGAAGAAAAAGGCCAAGCATTTAAGTCGCTGAATCAAGAGAGCGTGTCAAATTTACTCAAGCCTATGCAAGAGGAACTCAGAGGTTTTAAACAAAAAGTAGAAACCATTCATACCGAAGAGTTAAAACAACGCTCAGAGCTGAAAGCGGAGTTAATGCACTTGCAAAAACTTAATCAAGCCATTACTTCTCAAGCTGAACAATTAACAACAGCACTACAAGGACAAAAGAAAACCCAAGGTAACTGGGGGGAGTTAATGCTTGAAAACGTATTAGAAAGTGCTGGGCTGCGTGTAGGTGACGATTATCAACGTGAATTTCATGTAAAAACCCTTGATGGTAATTATCGCCCTGATGTGGTGGTGTTTTTACCGCAAAACCGCCATTTAGTGATTGATGCGAAAACGTCTTTAAATGCCTACACTCAGTATGTAAATGCAGATAATGAATTTGTTGCTGAGCAAGCGCTAAAACAGCACGTAAGTGCGGTAAATGCCCGTATTGAGGAGCTTGCGAGTAAAGGTTACGATAAACTTCCTGGCTTGAACTCTCCTGAGGTGGTGATTTTATTTATGCCTATCGAATCGGCCTATGTTGAAGCATTAAAATACCAACCGGACTTATATCAACGTGCAATTGAAAAAAATATTTTGGTAGCAACGCCTACAACCTTATTAACCAGCATGAATATTGTGCGTCAATTATGGCGATTTGAAGAGCAAAGCAAGCACAGTGCAGAGCTCGCACAGCGCGCAGAACGTTTTTATACTAAGTTAAACGGCTTTTTAACCAGCATGCAGGGCGTTGGTAAAACCTTAGATAAAGCAAAAGAGGGCTACGACCGCGCATTTGCTCAACTTTATTCGGGCAAGGGTAATTTAATTAAACAAGCTGCTGAATTTAAAGAGCTCGGTGTTGCAGTACAAAAAGAGTTACCAAAAGAACTGATTGAAAAGGCAGAGCTTGAACTTAACTTTGAACAAGATGAATAA
- a CDS encoding G8 domain-containing protein has protein sequence MHSSKIPRLSPFLSLFIMLSITACGGSAAPDAVEIPTTSTATEQSQVDIDHSAGHCAAAPEFASHSLATHTATDSGDWSDTATWGGNVPEQDAIVVIPEGLTVSLTQQLDTRLSLVRIDGTLTFSPNQDTRLLVDTLYSSCSGTLQIGTADTPIEASTKAEVIFIDEGPVNDSSLLSRGAILAGTTTIYGAEKTHRAIISPQAEQGAQTINLRTTPSGWEVGDQLVITGTRMFDPASDEIRVISEVNGDQVYLDQPLAYDHTAPTPELNVYVANVTRNVEFRSENTEIAHRGHIMFMSSQVDINFAQFTELGRTDKTRPLDDVEFVFDDPESNGDDAPASATVIALGGSNVRGRYAVHFHQIGTHAESMAALVKGSVVFKGPGWGFVNHSSHVNFIDNVAYDLQGAGFYTEAGDEIGSLEGNIAIRSVNSSFTLDDQNAIDPDLRAARMDYGHDGDGFWLTGPRVRLINNVSAGASAHGFIYWSDGIINPAADIATRVSIPVSQLANGHLIPNRESVPVWWAPMAESRGNESYGATIGFRIRYIHAKNYLGRDEQSDFHHSPPQAYIDTLTPSVNDLTVWGSRDGVLLNYNERLSLFDANIYGVGKEASEFSFNEGTAKSGVGLDISNDSTHGPGRIENVEITGFGMGTALPVNSRWEINNMQLHNNRTDMLFIEPENDSTALFFNNLSYQSFMIHEQPDATELPEYVVVSNSQ, from the coding sequence CGCTGCTGCGCCTGAGTTTGCAAGTCACTCTCTTGCAACTCATACGGCTACAGATTCCGGAGATTGGTCTGATACAGCAACCTGGGGCGGCAACGTTCCTGAACAGGATGCCATTGTTGTTATCCCTGAAGGACTGACCGTTTCACTTACACAACAATTAGATACACGACTATCACTGGTTCGTATAGATGGCACACTTACCTTTTCGCCCAATCAAGATACGCGCCTGCTAGTAGATACCCTTTACAGCTCGTGTAGCGGTACACTGCAAATTGGCACAGCAGATACTCCCATTGAAGCATCAACGAAAGCAGAAGTTATTTTTATCGATGAAGGTCCCGTTAATGATTCATCATTGCTTAGTCGAGGTGCTATTTTAGCTGGAACAACAACGATTTACGGGGCAGAAAAAACTCATAGGGCAATCATATCACCACAAGCCGAGCAAGGTGCTCAAACCATAAACCTTCGCACAACCCCATCAGGTTGGGAAGTTGGCGACCAATTAGTTATTACAGGCACTCGTATGTTTGATCCCGCGAGCGATGAAATAAGAGTAATTAGTGAGGTTAATGGTGATCAGGTGTATCTCGACCAACCATTAGCCTACGATCATACCGCACCAACACCTGAACTAAACGTGTATGTCGCCAATGTTACAAGAAACGTTGAATTTCGTTCAGAAAATACCGAAATAGCGCATCGTGGCCATATTATGTTTATGAGCTCACAGGTTGATATAAATTTTGCTCAATTTACCGAGCTTGGCCGTACAGATAAAACTCGCCCACTCGATGACGTTGAATTTGTGTTCGATGATCCAGAAAGCAACGGAGATGATGCGCCTGCATCAGCAACAGTCATAGCGCTAGGCGGTTCAAATGTGCGAGGTCGCTATGCCGTTCACTTTCATCAAATTGGCACGCACGCAGAAAGCATGGCAGCGCTAGTTAAAGGGTCCGTAGTATTTAAAGGGCCAGGTTGGGGATTTGTAAATCACTCTTCACACGTTAACTTTATTGATAATGTCGCTTATGACCTACAAGGCGCTGGATTTTATACTGAAGCTGGCGACGAAATTGGTAGCTTGGAAGGAAATATTGCTATCCGCAGTGTTAATTCATCATTTACTTTGGATGATCAAAATGCCATTGACCCTGATCTGCGAGCTGCCAGAATGGACTATGGCCATGATGGTGATGGCTTTTGGTTAACAGGTCCACGAGTGAGACTAATTAACAATGTCTCCGCGGGTGCATCTGCTCATGGCTTTATTTATTGGAGTGATGGCATTATTAATCCAGCTGCTGATATTGCAACTCGCGTTTCAATTCCGGTATCTCAACTAGCGAATGGCCACTTAATTCCAAACAGAGAATCGGTTCCGGTTTGGTGGGCACCAATGGCTGAAAGTCGAGGTAATGAGTCTTATGGTGCAACCATCGGATTTAGAATTCGCTATATTCATGCAAAAAATTATCTTGGCCGCGATGAACAAAGTGACTTTCATCATTCACCGCCGCAAGCGTATATCGATACATTAACACCTAGTGTGAATGACCTTACTGTATGGGGAAGTCGTGACGGTGTGTTACTTAATTACAACGAACGATTGAGCCTGTTTGATGCAAATATTTATGGTGTTGGGAAAGAAGCGAGCGAATTTAGTTTCAATGAGGGAACGGCGAAATCAGGTGTGGGCCTAGATATTTCAAATGATTCAACCCATGGTCCAGGACGTATTGAGAACGTCGAAATAACAGGTTTCGGTATGGGAACAGCACTACCGGTAAATAGTCGCTGGGAGATCAACAATATGCAGCTTCACAATAATCGCACTGATATGTTGTTTATAGAGCCTGAAAATGACTCCACGGCACTCTTTTTTAATAACCTGAGTTATCAAAGTTTTATGATACATGAACAACCAGATGCAACCGAATTACCAGAATATGTGGTGGTAAGTAACTCACAATAA